The Microcystis aeruginosa NIES-843 sequence TTGGGGCTGATAGCTCATACCACTATCAGTAAGGCATTCCCGTTACTCTGTTGTGGACAGTATCATCCTAAGGGTTCAACCAATGGTTATAGGGAACGAAGTAACCCTGATTGACTCTGCCCGTTCGGGGCAGTAGGAAACCATCCGCAAGTCAATAGAGGGAGAGGATGTCCTTAAAAGCCAAGGCTTTGAGTAATATCAAAGATATGCTGACAAAGGACGGGTAACTAGGAAGTCTAAGCAACAATCAACGGTCATATACGCCCTAAAACCAACAATCTTGTCTGGTGGGGATACAGCCAAGAGGGTTGAATAGACAAGGAAATAATAATTCCCATTATTATTCTACTAATGACAGTAGCCTAGTTACTCAGGAGCCGGATACGGCGAAAGTCGTAAGTCCGGTTTTGAAGCAGGGGGTGGGAAGGCGACTTCCTGCTCTACTGTAACGGGTTTGGGGTGTGGGGTGTGGGGTTTGGGGTGTGGGGTGTGGGGTTTGGGGTGTGGGGTAGGGTTGATTCATGAATCAACCCTACTATGAATCAACCCTAGGGTTTGGGGTATAAGGAGAAAAATCTATGGATAATAGCCGACAAAACTGGTACATTGTCCAGGAAAATACGGGAATTTGTCAGATTATAGCCCTAGAAAACGGAAAAACCCCAGTCAATGGTCAATACTGGGGTCCTTTTGCCGAGCGGGGAGAAGCGATCGCCCGTCGGGTGGGTTTAATTCGAGCGGGCAAATGTCAACCTATTGTTTAGCGGTATTGGTGGGCGTTTTCTTGCCTTCAGTGATTTCTTTTTCCAAGATTTCAAAACCCTTCTTGAATTGAGGATCCTGGAAGGTTCCCACCTGCTCCCGTTCCTGTTGAAGATTTTTGCGATCTTCCTCGCTCAGTTCCGACTCCACATCCGGATGAATACCATCTTTATTGATGTCCCGTCCGTCGGGGGTAAGATACTTGGCAATTGTCACTGCTAATCCGGAACCGTCACTAAGACTGCGTACCGATTGCACTAATCCCTTACCAAAGGTTTTCGTACCGACAATAACCGCCCGATCATGATCCTGTAAAGCTCCGGAGAGAATTTCACTGGCACTAGCGGAACCACCATCGACGAGAACAACTAGAGGTTTATTAGTCAAAGCTTGATTGTTGGCCCGTTGACGTTCCGTCACCCCTTTGCGATCGACCGTAGAGACAATTAAACCATCGGGTATCCACATCCGAGCGATTTCGATGCTGGCGTAGAGTAAACCGCCGGGGTTAGAACGCAGATCGAGAATATAACCCTTCACCTGTTCAGCTTCCAATTCGCGAATCGCTTGACTCATATCGCCACTAGCTTGGGCGCTAAATTGATTGAGACGGATATAACCGATTTTACCGATCGGGGTGTTTTCCGTGCGGGCCCGCACTGGGTGAATTTCAATTTTCGCCCGGGTAAGAGTCAATTCTTTCTTCTCCTCACCCCGTTGAATGGTGATCTTAACACTTGTCCCCACTTTGCCGCGGATCATGCTCACCGCTTGCTCCAGTTCCATACCTTCGGTAGATTTACCATCGATAGAGATAATCACATCTTTGGGCAGCACACCAGCTTTAGAAGCGGGAGTATCTTCAATGGGTGAAACCACGACTAACTGCTTAGTTTTCTCATCTTTGGTCAGTTGAATCCCTACCCCGGTCAATTCTCCCGATGTATCGATCTTCATATTGTTAAACTCTTTGGGATCCATAAAACGGGTATAGGGATCATTGAGAGTTTTCAACATCTCGCGGATAGCGGTGTATGCTTCCTCTTGATTTTTGTAGGAACGATTTAAATACTGATTGCGGATGGCGTTCCAGTCCGATTGATTAAAAGTGCCATCTAAATAAGTGCGGTTGATGATTTGCCAAACCTCATCAACGGTTTCCTTGGGACTTTCCTGAAAAAAAGCTTGACTTTGGGAGAGACGGAATCCCGCCCCCGTGACGGCGACGGTAGACAGGACCACTGCTGTAGCACCGAGAACAAGTCCGCGTTTGTTGATAACCATAGGTAATTTTCGGATAAATTAGGCTGTTCTTGCCAGAACGCTCTTTCTGGCTGACCGTCGAAATATCTTGGCAAAAAGGAGCGTTTAGGTTTCCTGGAGACAGACAAAAGAACGCCTGTAGACTACTACTGTTATAACATTTATTATCTCTTTCTTTGTCAAACTGGTTATTTGAGTAGCGATCGAGTTGCCAGCAGCCCACCTTGCGACCTAAGATAACAGCAAAACTGCCCGAGATTTTCCCTATGAGTGATCAAATCCTTTCTTCCCTCTCCCTGGAACAAAAACGACAAAACCTGCGCCACCAAAGGCGATCGAAGGTGTGGCAAGCCTTGGGTCGCTTTCTGGTGGTTAGTGGTTTAGCGACGGGATTAGCTTGGGGGATGACTTCGCCCTATTGGACAATTACCAAGGCCGGACAGGTGGAAATCGCAGGCACGGAATTAATGTCGTCCGAGTCGATTCGTGCTTGGCTAAAATTAAGCTATCCTCTGTCTCTCTGGGAATTACCTACCCATCAATTGCGAGAAAAATTAGCAGCTATTCCCGCTATTGCCGACGTTAAGATCGAGCGGCAATTATTACCCCCGAAAGTGATTGTTTCTATTCAAGAAAGAAAACCTGTTGCCCGTTGGCGTTCTCATCAACAGCAAGGTTTTTTAGATGCCACCGGAACGATAATTCCTCAAAACTATTATGGTCGAACTCTGCCCAAAACCCAA is a genomic window containing:
- a CDS encoding cell division protein FtsQ/DivIB, translated to MSDQILSSLSLEQKRQNLRHQRRSKVWQALGRFLVVSGLATGLAWGMTSPYWTITKAGQVEIAGTELMSSESIRAWLKLSYPLSLWELPTHQLREKLAAIPAIADVKIERQLLPPKVIVSIQERKPVARWRSHQQQGFLDATGTIIPQNYYGRTLPKTQLPSLEVLGYDRQYQQQWQKIYPLVDNLSIKVTAIDWRNPSNLVLKTELGQVYLGFYKDRLPEKLTALVQSRQLSSKIPLARILYIDLSNPDAPTVQLKPQPAPIVAKVTATGRD
- the ctpC gene encoding carboxyl-terminal processing protease CtpC, with the protein product MVINKRGLVLGATAVVLSTVAVTGAGFRLSQSQAFFQESPKETVDEVWQIINRTYLDGTFNQSDWNAIRNQYLNRSYKNQEEAYTAIREMLKTLNDPYTRFMDPKEFNNMKIDTSGELTGVGIQLTKDEKTKQLVVVSPIEDTPASKAGVLPKDVIISIDGKSTEGMELEQAVSMIRGKVGTSVKITIQRGEEKKELTLTRAKIEIHPVRARTENTPIGKIGYIRLNQFSAQASGDMSQAIRELEAEQVKGYILDLRSNPGGLLYASIEIARMWIPDGLIVSTVDRKGVTERQRANNQALTNKPLVVLVDGGSASASEILSGALQDHDRAVIVGTKTFGKGLVQSVRSLSDGSGLAVTIAKYLTPDGRDINKDGIHPDVESELSEEDRKNLQQEREQVGTFQDPQFKKGFEILEKEITEGKKTPTNTAKQ